In a single window of the Papaver somniferum cultivar HN1 chromosome 8, ASM357369v1, whole genome shotgun sequence genome:
- the LOC113301871 gene encoding putative expansin-A30, whose translation MAFSFSFHSWNFISFLFIIISFSLMTMESTVTQAASYGSVIQFRPSSWKLAHATFYGDETARETMGGACGYGNLFDSGYGTNTAALSTTLFNNGYACGSCFQMKCVNSKWCYKYSPSITVTATNLCPPNWAQDSNNGGWCNPPRSHFDLAKPAFMRFAQWKAGIVPVMYRRVPCAKPGGLRFKFQGNGYWLLVYVMNVAGGGDISKMWVRGSKTGQWISMSHNWGASYQAFAVLGGQSLSFRVQSYSTKEIITASYVAPSNWNTGMTYKSNVNFH comes from the exons ATGgctttctcattctccttccactcgtggaacttcatcagttTCTTATTTATCATCATCAGCTTCAGTTTGATGACCATGGAATCAACAGTTACCCAAGCTGCATCTTATGGTTCCGTCATTCAGTTTCGTCCTTCCTCATGGAAACTTGCCCATGCTACATTTTACGGCGATGAAACTGCTCGTGAAACAATGG GTGGAGCTTGTGGTTATGGGAACTTGTTTGACAGTGGATATGGGACTAACACTGCAGCATTGAGCACAACATTGTTTAACAATGGCTATGCTTGTGGAAGTTGTTTCCAAATGAAGTGTGTTAATTCTAAATGGTGTTATAAATATTCTCCCTCTATAACTGTTACTGCCACAAACCTTTGCCCTCCTAACTGGGCCCAAGATAGTAACAACGGTGGATGGTGCAACCCGCCTAGGAGCCATTTTGACTTGGCCAAACCAGCTTTTATGAGATTTGCACAATGGAAAGCCGGCATTGTCCCTGTCATGTACCGCAG AGTACCATGTGCGAAGCCTGGAGGACTCCGATTCAAGTTCCAAGGAAATGGGTACTGGTTATTAGTCTACGTTATGAATGTAGCTGGAGGGGGAGATATTTCAAAAATGTGGGTGCGTGGAAGTAAAACAGGGCAATGGATCAGTATGAGCCATAACTGGGGTGCATCTTACCAAGCATTTGCAGTATTAGGAGGACAATCTCTTTCATTCAGGGTTCAATCTTATTCCACTAAGGAAATCATTACAGCTTCGTATGTCGCACCTTCCAACTGGAACACCGGCATGACATACAAGTCTAACGTCAATTTCCATTAA
- the LOC113301593 gene encoding uncharacterized protein LOC113301593, translated as MGTLFAINIAILFMISCMNCVDSTDIRPALDRVLGDYALNYYNKVLRKTGSLYTISLPKDLSSVKADMVRFRCGSLRRYGARVEEFHIGMGIAIEPCMERVVLVRQNLGSNWSDIYYRNYNISGYNLVSPILGLLAFDVKYDTNSTANLLEVGIFAEQEPISIDFSNVTKNVKSSINKPLCASFGRDGRVSISDQISSNICLTGKNGHFGLVIETATLPKTGKLSEWKIIIGSTVGGAIGVLLLGLLFVAMIVKVKKRSQMVEMERKAYEEEALQISMVGHVRVPVARPTRTQPNLEHEYSPP; from the coding sequence ATGGGCACATTGTTTGCCATCAATATAGCTATTCTCTTCATGATTTCTTGCATGAATTGTGTCGATTCGACGGATATTAGACCCGCTCTTGATCGAGTTCTTGGGGATTATGCTTTAAATTATTACAACAAAGTACTTCGCAAGACGGGCTCTTTATACACGATTAGTTTACCGAAGGATCTCTCGAGTGTGAAAGCCGATATGGTAAGGTTCAGGTGCGGCAGTTTGAGAAGGTACGGTGCAAGAGTTGAAGAATTTCATATTGGTATGGGAATTGCAATTGAACCATGCATGGAAAGAGTGGTTTTAGTTAGGCAAAACTTGGGTTCGAATTGGTCTGATATCTACTATAGAAATTACAATATTTCGGGTTATAATCTGGTTTCACCAATTCTAGGCCTTCTTGCGTTTGATGTGAAGTATGACACAAATTCTACGGCAAACTTACTAGAAGTTGGAATCTTCGCGGAACAAGAGCCTATTTCCATTGATTTTTCAAATGTTACAAAAAATGTCAAGAGCTCTATCAACAAACCATTATGTGCTAGTTTTGGTAGGGATGGCAGGGTTAGTATATCTGATCAAATTTCTTCGAATATTTGTTTAACGGGGAAAAATGGGCATTTTGGCTTAGTAATTGAAACGGCGACGTTACCGAAGACGGGTAAGTTAAGTGAATGGAAAATCATAATTGGAAGTACAGTTGGTGGTGCAATTGGTGTATTGCTGTTAGGATTGTTGTTTGTTGCTATGATTGTTAAGGTGAAAAAAAGATCTCAAATGGTTGAAATGGAACGAAAAGCTTACGAAGAAGAAGCGTTGCAAATCTCAATGGTTGGACATGTTAGAGTTCCAGTTGCACGGCCAACAAGAACTCAGCCAAATCTGGAACATGAGTATTCTCCTCCTTGA